The following coding sequences lie in one Octopus bimaculoides isolate UCB-OBI-ISO-001 unplaced genomic scaffold, ASM119413v2 Scaffold_32504, whole genome shotgun sequence genomic window:
- the LOC106873055 gene encoding uncharacterized protein LOC106873055 → MGTRYTKKQALRKKHLLPASLRNKIRESTLQVFRDRLKSPGKGGALLVGNSTNQAEDCLVSSAPTAKDNSSSPVPCSVEDPIPQESVNNSDSSLQSMAKRKRVRVKRKNLQRNQYKNTGCLKKYISQMTKINNMVSCNTASRRIRSPEKKISIIAENRITKYLGIFNRGRKSERIARVYPPIPKSVQDKADSDLKKILNITSDSQDVITITESDGSGRHGYHGNREMSQGAMTIQFAQKAMTPTTEGATNTSNHLPEEKNDLPQQTPYKEVAQDLLSTLHEKKKLFNQDLRLTISTQLYNLLRQSIQRSPVSKRETATKCNRTTSETTPPSALNKEKSLPSSTQHGHSKTPAQKSPCIDQILLNACPQDDGRYLLMKNDYVIKIDENMNGSKKRIYQASSILPSRDRHEDGSSMRSTGNNKSHSCYLDPKYVRTQTESYKSVKSSVPWDKGLKSEFNVQKIWKSKKLVADVGLDYECGQSYEGMESREGSGHPGHQCTETDIFSLYPQKFAEAGSYPEQSGEGGSYPCHLHQPTKTDSYPQQKSEVSSYRCHVHKSTEADSYLQQCTKTDEHTHPTHIGCTEGPDFLQYLEQTSQGTISPESIATTVNYQLPKLKWNTTIFKAPTPDSDLSPFWLSEPSLPPLPTKPSLDNVVSPPGKLYPRKLY, encoded by the exons ATGGGAACTAGATACACAAAGAAGCAAGCGCTGAGAAAGAAGCATCTCTTACCTGCATCACTACGCAACAAGATACGAGAATCTACTCTTCAAG TTTTTCGAGATCGGCTGAAATCTCCAGGGAAAGGTGGTGCTCTTTTGGTTGGAAACAGCACAAACCAAGCTGAAGACTGTTTGGTGTCCTCGGCACCAACAGCGAAAGATAACTCTTCATCCCCTGTTCCATGCTCTGTAGAGGACCCCATACCCCAAGAATCAGTCAATAATTCCGACTCCAGTCTACAGTCAATGGCCAAGAGGAAACGTGTTCGAGTAAAGAGGAAGAATTTACAGAGAAACCAATATAAG AACACTGGATGCTTAAAGAAATACATCTCT cAAATGACTAAGATTAACAACATGGTTTCGTGCAACACAGCGTCACGACGGATCAGGTCCCCTGAAAAGAAGATCAGCATAATCGCTGAGAATCGAATCACG AAATACCTGGGTATCTTCAACAGAGGAAGGAAATCGGAGAGGATTGCACGCG tttatCCGCCGATACCAAAGTCTGTCCAAGACAAAGCTGACTCTGATCTCAAGAAGATTCTCAACATCACTTCCGACTCACAGgatgtcatcaccatcacagaGAGCGATGGCAGTGGCCGGCATGGTTACCATGGTAACAGAGAGATGAGTCAGGG TGCCATGACAATCCAGTTTGCCCAGAAAGCCATGACGCCCACCACTGAGGGTGCAACTAATACCTCCAATCATTTACCCGAAGagaaaaatgatttaccacag CAAACACCATACAAAGAAGTTGCCCAAGATCTCCTCTCAACACTCCATGAGAAAAAGAAACTTTTCAATCAAG aCCTCCGACTCACCATCTCCACCCAACTGTACAACCTTCTGAGGCAAAG CATCCAGCGCAGCCCGGTGTCAAAGCGAGAGACTGCGACAAAGTGCAACAGAACAACCAGCGAGACAACACCCCCGTCTGCACTCAACAAAGAGAAATCACTGCCATCTTCCACCCAACATG ggCACAGTAAAACCCCTGCCCAGAAATCCCCCTGCATTGACCAGATTTTACTGAACGCTTGTCCCCAGGACGATGGCAGATATCTGCTGATGAAAAACGACTACGTGATCAAGATCGATGAAAACATGAATGGCAGTAAGAAGAGGATCTATCAGGCCAGCAGCATTTTACCCTCCAGGGACAGACACGAGGATGGCAGCTCAATGCGTAGCACTGGTAATAACAAGAGTCACTCCTGCTACTTGGACCCCAAGTATGTAAGGACTCAAACCGAATCCTACAAAAGTGTGAAGAGCTCTGTACCCTGGGACAAAGGGCTGAAGTCAGAGTTTAATGTTCAGAAGATTTGGAAGTCGAAAAAGCTTGTCGCAGACGTCGGTTTGGATTATGAG TGTGGTCAGAGTTATGAAGGTATGGAGTCAAGAGAAGGCAGTGGTCACCCTGGACACCAGTGCACAGAGAcagatattttctctctctacccacAGAAATTCGCAGAAGCAGGCAGCTACCCAGAGCAGAGTGGCGAGGGAGGCAGCTACCCCTGTCACCTGCACCAACCTACAAAGACAGACAGTTACCCACAGCAGAAATCAGAAGTCAGCAGCTACCGTTGTCACGTGCACAAGTCTACAGAGGCAGACAGCTACCTACAGCAGTGTACGAAGACAGATGAACACACACATCCCACTCACATAGGGTGTACAGAG GGGCCTGACTTCCTACAATATCTCGAACAGACCAGCCAAGGGACCATATCACCAGAGAGCATTGCCACGACAGTCAACTACCAACTCCCGAAATTAAAATGGAACACCACAATATTCAAGGCTCCCACACCAGATTCAGACTTGTCCCCTTTCTGGCTGTCAGAGCCCTCTCTTCCCCCTTTACCTACAAAACCCTCTTTAGACAACGTGGTCAGTCCTCCAGGTAAACTCTACCCGAGGAAGCTGTATTGA
- the LOC106873054 gene encoding serine/arginine-rich splicing factor 7 isoform X1, whose protein sequence is MGRSRSRSQERRWYSYSYSHSRSRSRSPSEDGVRVHVADLGEDPSKRELECVFEKFGKLLEVWVAKSPPCFAFIVYKYREDADAAIKEMDGKLLSGGRIRVSLARPRTRGRRRRVFDPNLRCYQCGRKGHFFRDCDDSRRYPRRRYVSRSSSRSYSRSRSRSRGRRPKNDKYRNRGR, encoded by the exons ATGGGCCGTTCACGCTCCCGGTCACAGGAGAGGCGTTGGTACAGCTACAGTTACAGCCACAGCCGTAGTCGGAGTCGCAGCCCTTCAGAAGACGGAGTCCGGGTCCACGTGGCTGACTTGGGCGAGGATCCCTCAAAGAGGGAGCTGGAGTGCGTGTTTGAGAAGTTTGGCAAGCTGCTGGAGGTGTGGGTGGCCAAGAGCCCCCCTTGCTTTGCCTTCATCGTTTATAAATATCGCGAAGATGCTGATGCAGCCATCAAAGAGATGGATGGCAA ATTGTTGAGTGGTGGTCGGATCCGCGTCTCATTGGCACGGCCCCGCACAAGGGGGAGGCGCCGGCGTGTGTTTGACCCCAACCTACGTTGCTACCAGTGCGGACGCAAGGGACACTTCTTCCGTGACTGTGACGACTCCAGACGCTACCCCAGACGCCGCTACGTCAGCAG GTCTTCCTCTCGTTCCTACTCGAGGTCAAGATCTCGATCCCGTGGCCGACGTCCGAAGAACGACAAATACAGAAACCGAGGAAGGTAG
- the LOC106873054 gene encoding serine/arginine-rich splicing factor 7 isoform X2 produces the protein MGRSRSRSQERRWYSYSYSHSRSRSRSPSEDGVRVHVADLGEDPSKRELECVFEKFGKLLEVWVAKSPPCFAFIVYKYREDADAAIKEMDGKLLSGGRIRVSLARPRTRGRRRRVFDPNLRCYQCGRKGHFFRDCDDSRRYPRRRYVSRDVVNGYGMVL, from the exons ATGGGCCGTTCACGCTCCCGGTCACAGGAGAGGCGTTGGTACAGCTACAGTTACAGCCACAGCCGTAGTCGGAGTCGCAGCCCTTCAGAAGACGGAGTCCGGGTCCACGTGGCTGACTTGGGCGAGGATCCCTCAAAGAGGGAGCTGGAGTGCGTGTTTGAGAAGTTTGGCAAGCTGCTGGAGGTGTGGGTGGCCAAGAGCCCCCCTTGCTTTGCCTTCATCGTTTATAAATATCGCGAAGATGCTGATGCAGCCATCAAAGAGATGGATGGCAA ATTGTTGAGTGGTGGTCGGATCCGCGTCTCATTGGCACGGCCCCGCACAAGGGGGAGGCGCCGGCGTGTGTTTGACCCCAACCTACGTTGCTACCAGTGCGGACGCAAGGGACACTTCTTCCGTGACTGTGACGACTCCAGACGCTACCCCAGACGCCGCTACGTCAGCAG GGATGTGGTTAATGGCTATGGTATGGTTCTGTGA